In one window of Longimicrobium sp. DNA:
- a CDS encoding RagB/SusD family nutrient uptake outer membrane protein, which yields MRLRTAAVAAAALLLVGAAGCTDITTEPESSVTGSNIFNDPSSYRAFLAKIYGGLQVTGQQGPAGGADIEGIDEGFSHYLRQYWQLEELPTDEAVIGWGDDGLPELNTQLWGAANPFLAAMYYRIFFQVSLVNEFLRETTDQKLQGRNAGTDLVNQVHQYRAEARFLRALSYWHGIDLFGNVPLVTEDFQIGATPPTQSTRAEVFNFVVSELNAIRGSLPAAGAGEYGRADRGAVDMLLAKLYLNAGVYTGTPRLADALVAVQNVIGSGAYSLDPSYRHLFLADNNTSDEIVFAVPSDGAHTRTWGGMTFLVHAAVGGNMNSANYGIDGGWWGLRVRPEVYNLYSAGDARGAFFFTSGQTNDIGSIGNFNDGVGAPKYSNVTSGGQPGSNATFPDTDFPMFRLADAYLMYAEIFLRGGGGTQAQALAYVNALRQRAYGNATGNITAAQLTLPFIKDERARELFWEAHRRTDLIRFGTYTTAGIWQWKGGVKPGKVTEAFRDLYPIPSSELLANPNLTQNAGY from the coding sequence ATGAGACTGCGCACGGCGGCGGTGGCCGCGGCGGCGCTCCTGCTGGTGGGCGCCGCGGGGTGCACCGACATCACCACCGAGCCCGAGAGCTCGGTGACGGGCTCCAACATCTTCAACGACCCGAGCTCGTACCGGGCGTTCCTGGCCAAGATCTACGGCGGCCTGCAGGTGACGGGGCAGCAGGGCCCCGCCGGTGGCGCCGACATCGAGGGGATCGACGAGGGCTTCAGCCACTACCTGCGCCAGTACTGGCAGCTCGAGGAGCTGCCGACCGACGAGGCGGTGATCGGCTGGGGCGACGACGGGCTCCCCGAGCTGAACACGCAGCTGTGGGGCGCGGCCAACCCGTTCCTGGCGGCGATGTACTACCGCATCTTCTTCCAGGTGTCGCTGGTCAACGAGTTCCTGCGCGAGACCACCGACCAGAAGCTGCAGGGGCGCAACGCCGGCACCGACCTGGTCAACCAGGTGCACCAGTACCGCGCCGAAGCGCGCTTCCTGCGGGCGCTCAGCTACTGGCACGGGATCGACCTGTTCGGCAACGTGCCGCTGGTGACCGAAGACTTCCAGATCGGCGCCACGCCGCCCACGCAGAGCACGCGGGCCGAGGTGTTCAACTTCGTGGTCAGCGAGCTGAACGCCATCCGCGGCAGCCTTCCGGCGGCCGGCGCGGGCGAGTACGGGCGCGCCGACCGCGGCGCGGTGGACATGCTGCTGGCCAAGCTGTACCTGAACGCCGGCGTGTACACCGGCACCCCGCGCCTGGCCGACGCGCTGGTGGCGGTGCAGAACGTGATCGGCTCGGGCGCCTACTCGCTGGACCCCAGCTACCGGCACCTGTTCCTGGCCGACAACAACACGTCGGACGAGATCGTGTTCGCGGTGCCGTCGGACGGCGCGCACACGCGCACCTGGGGCGGGATGACCTTCCTGGTGCACGCGGCCGTGGGCGGCAACATGAACTCGGCCAACTACGGGATCGACGGCGGGTGGTGGGGGCTGCGGGTGCGCCCCGAGGTCTACAACCTGTACTCGGCCGGCGACGCGCGCGGGGCGTTCTTCTTCACCAGCGGGCAGACGAACGACATCGGCAGCATCGGCAACTTCAACGACGGCGTGGGCGCGCCCAAGTACTCGAACGTGACGTCGGGCGGGCAGCCGGGGTCGAACGCCACCTTCCCCGACACCGACTTCCCGATGTTCCGCCTGGCCGACGCGTACCTGATGTACGCCGAGATCTTCCTGCGCGGCGGGGGCGGCACGCAGGCGCAGGCGCTGGCCTACGTGAACGCGCTGCGGCAGCGCGCCTACGGCAACGCCACGGGCAACATCACCGCGGCGCAGCTGACGCTGCCGTTCATCAAGGACGAGCGGGCGCGCGAGCTGTTCTGGGAGGCGCACCGCCGCACCGACCTGATCCGCTTCGGCACGTACACCACCGCGGGGATCTGGCAGTGGAAGGGCGGCGTGAAGCCGGGGAAGGTGACGGAGGCGTTCCGCGACCTGTACCCGATTCCCTCGTCGGAGCTGCTGGCCAACCCCAACCTGACCCAGAATGCGGGCTACTGA
- a CDS encoding SusC/RagA family TonB-linked outer membrane protein produces MIAALCAGGPLYAQTGQVTGSVTSADGGRALSGATVTVAGTSARAVTGPDGRYTLNAPAGAQRVTATVLGHAPSTQAVTVAAGQTATANFTLQPSAVALTGVVAIGYGERRVRDVTGSVQAVGAEEFNTGRVVSPEQLVQGKVAGVQVVTTGEPGGGTSIRIRGGTSVNASNEPLVVVDGVPLEPGGGLSAGRNPLNFINPDDIARITVLKDASSTAIYGSRGANGVIIVETKTGATRGPQFTYSNSFSTSSIIRQPDMLTADQFRAAVAQHAPSRVSYLGNASTDWRAAVERHGVGQEHSLAIAGAGGQNMNYRLSLNYLKQDGVVRGSSLDRASAALNYNHRLFDNRLNIRANLRGARTNDDFTPGAVLGSATNFDPTQSIRTGSGSFFEQTAFTLAPNNPVAELALVVDQGTTYRSIGDVEARYQMPFLEALSGTVRLGYDVAKSERRSFFPSTLQSQIENPVSCTSSPCPTGTVSRSNPSETTGLVDAFLTYQKRLGGLNSDVDATAGYSYQSTDGDYPAFYARGLSSDLLGINGVPTAVENVPTLFTRETRLASFFGRVNWTLMDRYLLTLSVRRDGSSRFGPANQWGTFPAAALGWRVNEESWFPQSTPLSELKLRGSWGVNGNQAIGDYLWAPAYTYGDQFAQVQFGNTFVTTIRPSAVDPNIKWEETTSWNVGLDYGLFDNRITGSLEYYVKDTDDLLFRIPVAAGTNLSNFVTTNIGSMRNTGFEVSVNAQVLRGANRGLSWNASFNASTNRNRLLSINPLASTSDRILVGNISGGVGSRIQVLQPDVPVNSFFVFEHKLDSNGKPVYSNNLLDMYVDRNGDNQITSEDRRPFHSPTPTWILAHTSQVGWRNLDMSFTLRAYLGNYVYNNLASSQGWYNLLNQASGPINLHASVLETNFVQPQFFSDWYVEDASFLRMDNLTLGYTLPRLRQVQSMRVFGTIQNVFTLSGYSGVDPEAGLGGIDNNIYPRSRTFSAGVSIGF; encoded by the coding sequence ATGATCGCCGCGCTATGCGCCGGCGGTCCGCTGTACGCACAAACGGGGCAGGTCACCGGCAGCGTCACCTCGGCCGACGGCGGGCGCGCGCTCTCCGGGGCCACGGTCACGGTGGCGGGCACCTCGGCGCGCGCGGTGACGGGGCCCGACGGGCGCTACACGCTGAACGCGCCCGCGGGCGCGCAGCGCGTGACCGCCACCGTGCTGGGGCACGCGCCCTCGACCCAGGCGGTGACGGTGGCGGCCGGCCAGACGGCCACCGCCAACTTCACCCTCCAGCCCTCGGCCGTGGCCCTCACCGGCGTGGTGGCCATCGGCTACGGCGAGCGCCGGGTGCGCGACGTGACCGGCTCGGTGCAGGCCGTGGGCGCCGAGGAGTTCAACACCGGCCGCGTGGTCTCTCCCGAGCAGCTGGTGCAGGGGAAGGTGGCCGGCGTGCAGGTGGTCACGACGGGCGAGCCCGGCGGCGGCACCAGCATCCGCATCCGCGGCGGCACCAGCGTGAACGCCAGCAACGAGCCGCTGGTGGTGGTCGACGGCGTGCCGCTGGAGCCGGGCGGCGGCCTGTCGGCCGGGCGCAACCCGCTGAACTTCATCAACCCCGACGACATCGCGCGCATCACGGTGCTGAAGGACGCCTCGTCGACGGCCATCTACGGCTCGCGCGGCGCCAACGGCGTGATCATCGTGGAGACCAAGACGGGGGCCACGCGCGGCCCGCAGTTCACCTACAGCAACTCGTTCTCCACCTCGAGCATCATCCGCCAGCCCGACATGCTGACGGCCGACCAGTTCCGCGCGGCCGTGGCGCAGCACGCGCCGTCGCGCGTCTCCTACCTGGGCAACGCCAGCACCGACTGGCGGGCCGCGGTGGAGCGCCACGGCGTGGGGCAGGAGCACTCGCTGGCCATCGCGGGGGCGGGCGGGCAGAACATGAACTACCGCCTGTCGCTGAATTACCTGAAGCAGGACGGCGTGGTGCGCGGGTCGAGCCTGGACCGCGCCTCGGCCGCGCTGAACTACAACCACCGGCTGTTCGACAACCGGCTGAACATCCGCGCAAACCTGCGCGGCGCCCGCACCAACGACGACTTCACCCCGGGCGCGGTGCTGGGAAGCGCCACCAACTTCGATCCCACGCAGTCCATCCGCACGGGGTCGGGGTCGTTCTTCGAGCAGACGGCGTTCACGCTGGCGCCGAACAACCCGGTGGCCGAGCTGGCGCTGGTGGTGGACCAGGGAACGACCTACCGCAGCATCGGCGACGTGGAGGCACGCTACCAGATGCCCTTCCTCGAGGCGCTGTCGGGGACGGTGCGCCTGGGCTACGACGTGGCCAAGTCGGAGCGGCGCTCCTTCTTCCCCAGCACGCTGCAGTCGCAGATCGAGAACCCGGTGTCGTGCACCAGCTCGCCCTGCCCCACCGGCACCGTCAGCCGCTCGAACCCGAGCGAGACCACCGGGCTGGTCGACGCCTTCCTGACCTACCAGAAGCGCCTGGGCGGGCTGAACAGCGACGTGGACGCCACGGCGGGCTACTCGTACCAGTCGACCGACGGCGACTACCCGGCGTTCTACGCGCGCGGGCTGTCGTCGGATCTGCTGGGGATCAACGGCGTGCCCACCGCGGTGGAGAACGTGCCCACGCTGTTCACCCGCGAGACGCGGCTGGCCTCGTTCTTCGGCCGGGTGAACTGGACGCTGATGGACCGCTATCTCCTCACCCTTTCCGTGCGGCGTGACGGCTCGTCGCGCTTCGGGCCGGCCAACCAGTGGGGCACCTTCCCGGCGGCCGCGCTGGGGTGGCGGGTGAACGAGGAGTCGTGGTTCCCGCAGAGCACGCCGCTGTCGGAGCTCAAGCTGCGCGGCTCGTGGGGCGTCAACGGCAACCAGGCCATCGGCGACTACCTGTGGGCCCCGGCCTACACCTACGGCGACCAGTTCGCCCAGGTGCAGTTCGGCAACACCTTCGTCACCACCATCCGCCCGAGCGCCGTCGACCCCAACATCAAGTGGGAGGAGACCACCTCGTGGAACGTGGGGCTCGACTACGGGCTGTTCGACAACCGCATCACCGGCAGCCTCGAGTACTACGTGAAGGACACCGACGACCTGCTCTTCCGCATCCCGGTGGCCGCGGGGACGAACCTGTCGAACTTCGTGACCACCAACATCGGCAGCATGCGCAACACCGGCTTCGAGGTGAGCGTGAACGCGCAGGTGCTGCGCGGCGCCAACCGCGGGCTGTCGTGGAACGCCAGCTTCAACGCGTCGACCAACAGGAACCGGCTGCTGAGCATCAACCCGCTGGCCTCGACCAGCGACCGCATCCTGGTGGGGAACATCTCGGGCGGCGTGGGGAGCCGCATCCAGGTGCTGCAGCCCGACGTGCCGGTGAACTCGTTCTTCGTGTTCGAGCACAAGCTCGACTCGAACGGCAAGCCGGTGTACAGCAACAACCTGCTCGACATGTACGTGGACCGGAACGGCGACAACCAGATCACCTCGGAAGACCGGCGCCCGTTCCACTCGCCCACGCCCACCTGGATCCTGGCGCACACCTCGCAGGTGGGGTGGCGCAACCTGGACATGAGCTTCACGCTGCGCGCCTACCTGGGGAACTACGTGTACAACAACCTGGCCTCGAGCCAGGGGTGGTACAACCTGCTGAACCAGGCCAGCGGCCCCATCAACCTGCACGCGTCGGTGCTGGAGACCAACTTCGTGCAGCCGCAGTTCTTCTCCGACTGGTACGTCGAGGACGCGTCGTTCCTGCGCATGGACAACCTGACGCTGGGGTACACGCTCCCGCGGCTGCGCCAGGTGCAGAGCATGCGCGTGTTCGGCACCATCCAGAACGTGTTCACCCTGAGCGGCTACAGCGGCGTCGACCCCGAGGCGGGTCTCGGCGGCATCGACAACAACATCTACCCGCGCTCCCGGACCTTCTCGGCCGGCGTCAGCATCGGGTTCTGA
- a CDS encoding glycoside hydrolase family 2 TIM barrel-domain containing protein, giving the protein MRRRDFIRTVAAAGAAAMLDHNGLSAAARIASPPGGAWRLDTGWRFLRGEAAGAEAPGFDDRAWERVSLPHTARVEALVTGPPGSPTYQWQGTCWYRRTLRITPELAGKRVWVKFEAAMNVADVYLDGRPLGRHLGGFLPFVLDITDRITPGRDAVLAVRLDDRDNPVTGPKPLHLLDFNTYGGLYRYVHLVAKDPLHITDPILADRPASGGVFVTYPRVSQGSATVRVRTHMRNDGSAPRTFSVRATLVGRDGAAAAMETSDAVTLRGAGETEVVQEIEVAQPRLWSPRAPNLYTLRTEIVEGGHAVDAEETRIGIRRIEISREGFRINGERMFLRGTNRHQEYPYVGYAVPEAAQHRDARKIKDAGFDYIRLSHYPHSPAFMDACDELGIVVMNCIPGWQYFGPDPAFTELQYRNARELVRRDRNRPSVVMWEVSLNETAMPPEFIRRTHAIAHEEYPGDQCFTCGWMKGYDVFIQARQHGGCTRETEPACVVSEYGDWEYYAMTAGLNQESWQGLTPAESNSRQLRWQGERAMLQQATNFQEAHNDNRATAAFADGLWVMYDYNRGYSPDIESSGCADIFRLPKYSYRFFRSQRDALERLANADSGPMVWIATEWTPASPADVRVFSNCDEVELRLNGRAIERRRPDRDRISAHLAHPPFTFRLGRFTPGALEAVGFVGGREMARHTVRTPGPVARMSLEIDVAGAPHAREAKDVLFCHSALRDMAGTIVADAWENVAFGATGGMALVGANPFATDEGIASILAQTEPGAAPGAVFALSVVRRGGEVRVLGASAVTSGATPRFELRYTADGSAPTARSPLYRAPVAGAAKVRAALVSGGRVVVALDEGTEKIRIPVSAPPGSAREPFRPG; this is encoded by the coding sequence ATGAGGCGTCGAGACTTCATCCGCACCGTGGCGGCCGCGGGCGCCGCGGCGATGCTGGACCACAACGGGCTCTCCGCGGCGGCACGGATCGCCTCCCCGCCGGGCGGCGCGTGGCGGCTGGACACCGGCTGGCGCTTCCTGCGCGGCGAGGCGGCCGGCGCGGAGGCGCCGGGGTTCGACGACCGCGCGTGGGAGCGCGTCTCGCTGCCGCACACCGCGCGCGTCGAGGCACTGGTCACGGGCCCGCCGGGCTCGCCGACGTACCAGTGGCAGGGCACCTGCTGGTACCGCCGCACCCTCCGGATCACCCCCGAGCTCGCGGGCAAGCGGGTGTGGGTGAAGTTCGAGGCGGCGATGAACGTGGCCGACGTCTATCTCGACGGGCGGCCGCTGGGGCGCCACCTCGGCGGCTTCCTCCCCTTCGTCTTGGACATCACCGACCGCATCACCCCGGGACGGGACGCGGTGCTCGCCGTGCGGCTGGACGACCGCGACAACCCGGTCACCGGCCCCAAGCCGCTGCATCTCCTCGACTTCAACACCTACGGCGGGCTCTACCGCTACGTCCATCTCGTCGCCAAGGACCCGCTCCACATCACCGACCCCATCCTCGCGGACCGGCCGGCGAGCGGCGGCGTCTTCGTCACCTATCCCCGCGTCTCCCAAGGCTCGGCGACCGTGCGGGTGCGGACGCACATGCGCAACGACGGCTCCGCGCCGCGCACCTTCAGCGTCCGCGCAACGCTGGTCGGGCGGGACGGCGCGGCGGCGGCGATGGAGACGTCGGACGCGGTGACGCTGCGCGGGGCGGGGGAGACGGAGGTGGTGCAGGAGATCGAGGTCGCCCAGCCGCGCCTCTGGTCGCCGCGCGCGCCCAACCTCTACACGCTGCGCACGGAGATCGTCGAGGGCGGACACGCGGTCGACGCGGAGGAGACACGGATCGGCATCCGGCGCATCGAGATCTCCCGCGAGGGGTTCCGCATCAACGGCGAGCGGATGTTCCTGCGCGGGACCAATCGCCACCAGGAATACCCGTACGTCGGCTACGCCGTCCCCGAGGCGGCGCAGCACCGCGACGCGCGGAAGATCAAGGACGCCGGGTTCGACTACATCCGCCTCTCCCACTATCCCCATTCGCCGGCGTTCATGGACGCGTGCGACGAGCTGGGGATCGTGGTGATGAACTGCATCCCCGGCTGGCAGTACTTCGGCCCCGACCCGGCGTTCACCGAGCTGCAATATCGCAACGCGCGCGAGCTGGTGCGCCGCGATCGCAACCGCCCGTCGGTGGTGATGTGGGAGGTGTCGCTGAACGAGACCGCGATGCCGCCCGAGTTCATCCGCCGCACGCACGCCATCGCGCACGAGGAGTATCCCGGCGACCAGTGCTTCACCTGCGGGTGGATGAAGGGCTACGACGTGTTCATCCAGGCGCGCCAGCACGGGGGATGTACCAGGGAGACGGAGCCCGCCTGCGTGGTCAGCGAGTACGGCGACTGGGAGTACTACGCGATGACCGCGGGGCTGAACCAGGAGTCGTGGCAGGGACTTACGCCCGCGGAAAGCAACAGCCGGCAGCTGCGCTGGCAGGGTGAGCGGGCGATGCTGCAGCAGGCCACGAATTTCCAGGAGGCGCACAACGACAACCGCGCCACGGCCGCTTTCGCCGACGGGTTGTGGGTGATGTACGACTACAACCGGGGGTATTCCCCCGACATCGAGTCGTCCGGCTGCGCCGATATCTTTCGCCTGCCGAAGTACTCGTACCGCTTCTTCCGCAGCCAGCGCGACGCGCTCGAGCGCCTGGCGAACGCCGATTCCGGGCCGATGGTGTGGATCGCCACGGAGTGGACGCCCGCGTCGCCAGCGGACGTGCGCGTGTTCAGCAATTGCGACGAGGTGGAGCTGCGGCTGAACGGGCGGGCGATCGAGCGGCGCCGGCCCGACCGCGACCGGATCAGCGCGCACCTGGCGCACCCGCCCTTCACCTTCCGCCTGGGGAGATTCACCCCGGGCGCGCTGGAGGCGGTCGGCTTCGTCGGGGGACGGGAGATGGCGCGCCACACGGTGCGCACGCCCGGCCCCGTCGCGCGGATGAGCCTGGAGATCGACGTCGCCGGCGCGCCGCACGCGCGCGAGGCGAAGGACGTGCTCTTCTGCCACTCCGCCCTGCGCGACATGGCGGGGACGATCGTGGCGGACGCGTGGGAGAACGTGGCGTTCGGCGCGACCGGCGGGATGGCCCTGGTCGGCGCCAACCCGTTCGCGACGGACGAGGGGATCGCCAGCATCCTGGCGCAGACGGAGCCCGGCGCCGCGCCCGGTGCAGTGTTCGCGCTCTCCGTCGTCCGCCGCGGCGGCGAGGTGCGCGTGCTCGGCGCCAGCGCGGTGACGTCCGGCGCGACGCCGAGGTTCGAGCTGCGCTACACGGCCGACGGGAGCGCGCCCACCGCGCGATCGCCGCTCTACCGCGCCCCCGTCGCCGGCGCGGCGAAGGTGCGGGCGGCGCTGGTCTCCGGCGGCCGCGTGGTCGTCGCGCTGGACGAGGGGACGGAGAAGATCCGCATCCCCGTCAGCGCCCCGCCCGGGAGCGCGCGCGAGCCCTTCCGCCCCGGCTGA
- a CDS encoding LamG-like jellyroll fold domain-containing protein — MPGTIVNPPFVGYPVCLSFDGTGSYVSLGNPASLAVTGTITVQAWIRPNGTAGLQNIVAHGYTRSPDGELYLRILDGRYQVGSWNGSDHFTQYAVPPEDVGQWVHLCGTFDGSAWTLYRNGVQVARSPESTGAVAVGAEWAIGARGGGSERFFYGMIRNVALWSTARTAPQVAADMYAPPAAGDAGLAGFWALDHGSGTVADDRSGNANHGRVVHAAWLVPTQPLPATLVLPKTPRPGYVSLGNPAKLNFSGAITLMAWVMPHNTAGLHNLVAHGYTVNPNAEVYFRILDGRYQVGSWNGTDYVTQYTVPPEDIMQWVHLCGTWDGANWTLYRNGVQVAQSPAGTGAITVPAGWAIGARGDGSERYAQACVRSLAIWRRALSAGEVVKYIQQPITGSENGLAGYWPLDEGAGLEVFDRAPNPANGTLVNAGWVDTPGPPGWFLATPGGMSRNLPVVLTFQRQIWAMAGQYQNVVYSSSDGVLWSTATTAAPWAGRGGAAGVVFQERMWLLGGSSVGADWNDVWWSPDGESWTCATAAAPWTPRSGLCAEVFGGKIWVFGGSDRAGNVYNDVWWSADGASWTRATSSAAWSPRDSGGSAVFGGKLWLFGGSNVGNGTQDAWASADGVTWTAAPTPPWPSRFGPNVEIAGGMLLLMGGTSTGSRELGDMWSTADGVSWTQLYASSPWFPRPVQGTTVFNDRVYLLGDIVNQDHSNACWYYVPKVAMRAH, encoded by the coding sequence ATGCCCGGAACCATCGTCAACCCGCCCTTCGTCGGCTACCCCGTGTGCCTGTCCTTCGACGGCACCGGGTCGTACGTGTCGCTGGGGAACCCCGCGTCGCTCGCGGTCACCGGCACCATCACGGTGCAGGCGTGGATCCGCCCCAACGGAACGGCGGGGCTGCAGAACATCGTGGCGCACGGCTACACGCGCTCCCCGGACGGAGAGCTGTACCTGCGCATCCTCGATGGACGGTACCAGGTGGGGTCGTGGAACGGGAGCGACCACTTCACCCAGTACGCGGTGCCGCCCGAAGACGTGGGGCAGTGGGTGCACCTGTGCGGAACCTTCGACGGCTCGGCCTGGACGCTGTACCGCAACGGGGTGCAGGTCGCCCGGTCGCCCGAGAGCACCGGCGCGGTGGCGGTGGGCGCGGAGTGGGCCATCGGCGCGCGGGGTGGCGGCAGCGAGCGCTTCTTCTACGGGATGATCCGCAACGTGGCGCTGTGGAGCACCGCGCGCACCGCGCCGCAGGTGGCGGCCGACATGTACGCGCCGCCCGCCGCCGGAGACGCGGGGCTGGCCGGCTTCTGGGCGCTGGACCACGGGAGCGGCACGGTGGCCGACGACCGCTCGGGGAACGCCAACCACGGCCGGGTGGTGCACGCCGCCTGGCTCGTGCCCACGCAGCCGCTGCCCGCCACCCTGGTGCTGCCCAAAACGCCGCGCCCCGGCTACGTGTCGCTGGGCAACCCCGCCAAGCTCAACTTCTCGGGTGCCATCACCCTGATGGCCTGGGTGATGCCGCACAACACCGCGGGGCTCCACAACCTGGTGGCGCACGGCTACACGGTGAACCCCAACGCCGAGGTGTACTTTCGCATCCTCGACGGGCGCTACCAGGTGGGCTCGTGGAACGGGACCGACTACGTGACCCAGTACACGGTGCCGCCGGAAGACATCATGCAGTGGGTGCACCTGTGCGGTACCTGGGACGGGGCCAACTGGACGCTGTACCGCAACGGCGTGCAGGTGGCCCAGTCGCCCGCGGGCACGGGTGCGATCACGGTGCCGGCCGGATGGGCGATCGGCGCGCGCGGCGACGGGTCGGAGCGCTACGCCCAGGCGTGCGTGCGGTCGCTGGCCATCTGGCGGCGGGCGCTCAGCGCCGGCGAGGTGGTGAAGTACATCCAGCAGCCGATCACCGGCTCGGAGAACGGGCTGGCCGGCTACTGGCCGCTGGACGAGGGGGCCGGCCTCGAGGTGTTCGACCGGGCGCCCAACCCCGCCAACGGCACGCTGGTGAACGCGGGGTGGGTCGACACCCCCGGGCCGCCGGGGTGGTTCCTGGCCACGCCCGGGGGCATGTCGCGGAACCTGCCGGTGGTGCTCACCTTCCAGCGGCAGATCTGGGCCATGGCGGGGCAGTACCAGAACGTGGTCTACAGCTCGTCCGACGGCGTGTTGTGGAGCACCGCCACCACGGCGGCGCCCTGGGCCGGGAGGGGGGGCGCGGCGGGCGTGGTGTTCCAGGAGCGCATGTGGCTGCTGGGCGGGAGCAGCGTGGGCGCCGACTGGAACGACGTGTGGTGGTCACCGGACGGGGAGAGCTGGACCTGCGCCACGGCGGCCGCACCGTGGACGCCGCGCTCGGGGCTGTGCGCAGAGGTGTTCGGGGGGAAGATCTGGGTGTTCGGCGGCAGCGACCGCGCCGGGAACGTCTACAACGACGTGTGGTGGTCGGCCGACGGGGCGAGCTGGACTCGCGCCACCAGTTCGGCGGCCTGGAGCCCGCGCGACTCGGGGGGCTCGGCGGTGTTCGGCGGGAAGCTGTGGCTGTTCGGGGGTTCGAACGTGGGGAACGGCACCCAGGACGCGTGGGCCAGCGCGGATGGCGTCACCTGGACGGCGGCGCCCACGCCGCCCTGGCCCTCGCGCTTCGGGCCGAACGTGGAGATCGCGGGCGGAATGCTCCTCCTGATGGGCGGCACCAGCACCGGGAGCCGCGAGCTGGGCGACATGTGGAGCACGGCGGACGGAGTGTCGTGGACGCAGCTCTATGCCTCGTCCCCCTGGTTCCCGCGCCCCGTGCAGGGAACCACCGTGTTCAACGACCGCGTGTACCTGCTGGGTGACATCGTCAACCAGGACCACAGCAACGCCTGCTGGTACTACGTTCCCAAGGTCGCCATGCGCGCGCATTAG
- a CDS encoding PLAT/LH2 domain-containing protein has product MSTLSIVTSLSLPPLDINNISKASFTIPANVQAFSFHVWYDVSRFPGGGYLQLQLRGPNNARVPTDGQPYLYDDMKMYAGGLSQGYVAATVPANTALAANVSGTWEARVNFSNVGAAGLAPADCTVRICQRAEDAMTVPGAHTYSVPVNFFYVGSNWRGRYTTLLRDAIAYLGTSVFQQAQLQIVASSVHYLPGQTLTSDLYSAATSALVSANASAGAINVFVVEQIDIRVPGAQGFSMLPGPQGFMSPYTCVFVNVRNPDGPDGDAVRLGRRIAHEVGHYLGLTHRSACLDAPCIVSGACTQAECDAALTIPPPGQPEPPLTRQVSGNLMFTRLPGNVLNAQQRYLLLQAPIVNVASPQAPPTPVTSLKVKIKTGNKVYSWWRGDGAGTDDKVYFSIGKDGRMPSQEVSSFWNDFEANSDWEYTLDPQGLNVEDIAKFTISKSYDIDAHSNLFGDDAWLLDGIRITVNGQQVYDRQGINTWLVSDGSPAGSWGDSIAPINPH; this is encoded by the coding sequence GTGTCCACGCTGAGCATCGTCACCAGCCTCTCCCTGCCGCCGCTGGACATCAACAACATCAGCAAGGCAAGCTTCACCATCCCCGCGAACGTGCAGGCGTTCTCGTTCCACGTGTGGTACGACGTCAGCCGCTTTCCCGGTGGTGGCTACCTGCAGCTGCAGCTCCGGGGGCCCAACAACGCGCGCGTGCCCACCGACGGGCAGCCGTACCTGTACGACGACATGAAGATGTACGCCGGGGGGCTGAGCCAGGGGTACGTGGCCGCCACCGTTCCGGCGAACACCGCGCTCGCGGCCAACGTGAGCGGCACCTGGGAGGCGCGCGTCAACTTCAGCAACGTGGGAGCCGCGGGCCTTGCGCCGGCGGACTGCACGGTGCGGATCTGCCAGCGCGCCGAAGACGCCATGACCGTACCGGGGGCGCACACCTACTCGGTGCCCGTCAACTTTTTCTACGTGGGGAGCAACTGGCGCGGGCGCTACACCACGCTCCTGCGCGACGCGATCGCGTACCTGGGCACCTCGGTGTTCCAGCAGGCGCAGCTGCAGATCGTCGCCTCGTCGGTGCACTACCTCCCGGGGCAGACCCTCACCTCCGACCTGTACAGCGCGGCCACCTCGGCGCTGGTCAGCGCCAACGCCTCGGCCGGCGCGATCAACGTGTTCGTGGTGGAGCAGATCGACATCAGGGTGCCGGGCGCGCAGGGGTTCTCGATGCTCCCCGGGCCCCAGGGATTCATGTCGCCCTACACCTGCGTGTTCGTGAACGTGCGCAACCCCGACGGCCCCGACGGCGACGCGGTGCGGCTGGGCCGGCGCATCGCGCACGAGGTGGGGCACTACCTGGGGCTCACCCACCGCTCCGCGTGCCTCGACGCACCGTGCATCGTCTCGGGCGCCTGCACCCAGGCCGAGTGCGACGCGGCGCTCACGATCCCCCCGCCCGGCCAGCCCGAGCCTCCGCTCACCCGGCAGGTCAGCGGCAACCTGATGTTCACCCGGCTCCCCGGGAACGTGCTGAACGCCCAGCAGCGCTACCTCCTGCTGCAGGCGCCGATCGTGAACGTGGCCAGCCCGCAGGCGCCGCCCACGCCGGTCACCTCGCTGAAGGTGAAGATCAAGACCGGGAACAAGGTCTACTCGTGGTGGCGGGGCGACGGTGCGGGCACCGACGACAAGGTGTACTTCAGCATCGGCAAGGACGGCCGCATGCCCAGCCAGGAGGTGAGCAGCTTCTGGAACGACTTCGAGGCGAACTCCGACTGGGAATACACGCTGGACCCCCAGGGGCTCAACGTTGAAGACATCGCGAAGTTCACCATCAGCAAGAGCTACGACATCGACGCCCACTCCAACCTGTTCGGCGACGACGCGTGGCTGCTGGACGGCATCCGCATCACCGTGAACGGGCAGCAGGTCTACGACCGCCAGGGAATCAACACCTGGCTGGTGAGCGACGGCAGCCCTGCCGGGTCGTGGGGCGACAGCATCGCGCCGATCAACCCCCACTGA